DNA from Candidatus Beckwithbacteria bacterium:
AAGGAGAAACAAAGACAGAGGGAGGAGTTGGAGCTGATCCCCTCGGAGAATTTTGTTTCAAAAGCAGTAATGGAAGCGGTCGGGTCGTGCTTAATGAATAAATATGCGGAGGGTTATCCGAAGAAACGTTATTATCAGGGAAATAGAAATGCGGATGAGATAGAAAGCTTATGCCAAAAACGCGCTTTGCAAGCCTTTGGCTTATCTGACAAGGAGTGGGGAGTGAATGTTCAGCCGCACTCCGGTTGCGAGGCTAATTTGGCAGTTTACAATGCCTTGCTTCAGCCGGGGGATAAAATCATGGCGATGTATTTGCCGGACGGCGGACATTTGTCCCACGGCTGGTCGCTGCCTAACAAAAAAGTGACTTTAGTGTCGAAGATTTGGGAGGTCCAGTTTTACCATGTTAACCAAAAAACTGAAGTTTTTGATTATGACCAGATTGAGAAGCAGGCGTTAAAATTTAGGCCCAAATTAATTATTTCCGGCGGGACAGCTTACCCGCGGACGATTAACCATAAACGAATGAGCCAGATTGCCAAAAAAGTGAGGGGTTATTATTTGGCGGATATTGCCCACGAGGCGGGTTTGGTGGTAGGCGGAGCACACGCCTCGCCGTTTCCTCATGCCGACGTGGTGACTTTCACGACCCACAAAACTTTGCGGGGGCCAAGAGGCGCAATGATTATTGGAAGGATTGATTTAATTGACAAAATTAATTTTTCAGTGTTTCCCGGGCTACAAGGTGGGCCGCATCTGCACACGATTGCCGGAATCGCGGTCGCTCTTCGTGAAACTCAGAGCAAGCCCTTTAAGAAGTATGCTTGGCAAGTGGTTAAAAATGCTAAGGTATTAGCGCTGGATTTAAAAAAAGGTGGTTTAAAGATTGTTTCCGGCGGGACAGACAAGCATTTGGTGTTAATTGATTTACGTAACAAAAATCTGACCGGTTGGGTGGTGGCCTGGGCATTGGAAAAAGCGGGGATAATCGCTAACCGTAACACCGTGCCTTACGATACCGGTTCAGCGTTTTATCCCTCGGGATTACGCCTCGGGACACCGGCCTTGACCAGCCGGGGGATGAAAGAAGAAGAAATGAAGCAGATTAGCCAGTGGATTTTAAGCGTAATTAATTACCTTAAAGATAAAAATTTAGCTAATGATAGAGATACGCTCAAAAAATTATCCCAAGATAAATTTTTACAAAACTTAAAAGCCAAAGTAAACGCATTGGCCAAAAAATACCCCTTGCCGGGAAAATAGATTTAAATTATACTAATTATTCTAATTTACCTAATTAACCTAAATAATGACTAAAAAAACTACAGAATATAAGATCAGTTTAAAGGAGCTTTTGGAGGCTGGATGCCATTTTGGCCACCAGGCGCGGCGTTGGAATCCAAAGATGAAGACATATATTTATGCTAAGCGTGAAGGGGTGCATATTTTTGATTTAGGCCAGACGGCCAAAAAGCTCGAAGAAGCGATGAAGTTTGTCCGGGATTTAGTGAAAGAAAAAAAACAGCTGGTTTTTATCGGGACTAAGCGTCAGGCGGCGACGGTGATTAAAGAAGAAGCTGTCAAGTGCAGTATGCCTTACGTGGCTGTCCGCTGGCTGGGCGGGATTATTACCAATTGGGAGCAGATCAAAAAAAGTGTGGATAAAATGATGGATTTGGAAAAACGGAAAGCAGCCGGAGAGTTTAAGAAATATACCAAGCGGGAAAACGTCTTGATTGACCGGGATATTGATAAGTTAAACCGGTTTTTAGGAGGGTTAAGAAATTTGATACAACAACCCTCGGCTATTTTTGTGGTGGATATTAAAAAAGAAATTGCGGCGGTAAGGGAAGCCCGGAAAAAAGGCATCACGGTAATCGGTATTGTGGATACAAACGTCGACCCGGAATTAGTGGATTTAGCGATTCCGGCCAATGATGACGCAGTGGCCTCGATAAAATATATTGTTGGGAAAATTAGTCAGGCGGTAGTAGATGGCAGTAAAAATTAAGGCTAACCAGATTAAAAAAATCCGGGAAGAGACCGGCGCTGGGGTAATGGAAATTAAAGGAGCCTTAGAAGAAGCCAAGGGCAGTGAAACCAAGGCCAAAGAAATTTTGGCAAAGAAAGGATTGGAAAAAGTGGCCAAGCGGGCCGATAAGGATACTAAAGAAGGTCAGATTTATGCTTATGTCCACAGCGGCGGCCGGGTAGCGGCCATGGTAAAAATTTTATGCGAAACCGATTTTGTCAGCCGAAGCGAAGAGTTTCAAAAATTAACCAAAGAATTGACGATGCAGGTGGCCAGCATGGATCCGAAAGACATTAAAGATTTGTTAAAACAGCCTTACATCCGCGATGCCAAAAAAACAGTAGCGGATTTGGTGAATGAGATGGCGGCCAAGTGCAAAGAAAGGATTACAGTGAAAGAGATTGCCAGAATGAGCCTTTGATGTTAGATTGATATCAGTATGGATGAGAGTAAATTAGCGCGGGCAAGACAGAAAATGGACGGGGTAATTCAATTGGTTAAAGATGATTTATTAAGCGTGCAGACCGGCCGGGCCAAACCGGCAATGGTGGAAAATGTCAAAGTAGCGGCTTATGAAGGCTCGGGGCCGATGGAGATAAGAGAATTAGCGACAATTTCGGCACCGGACCCGCACAGCCTGGTGATTAAACCCTGGGACCAAACGGTTTTAGCCAAGATTGCCAAAGCCCTTCAGGAAGCTAATTTGGGAATTAATCCGGTGGTGGACAACGAGATTATCCGGCTGTCTATACCGGCATTAACTGAGGAAAGACGGCAGGAGTTGGTCAAGTCAGTTAAACAAAAAATTGAAGGCGGCAAAGCAATGCTGCGACAAGCCCGGGGGGAAGCTAAAAAAGAAATCGATGACCAAAAAGGCGTGGCCGGCGTGTCCGAAGACGACATTTTTAGGTTAAACGAGAAACTGCAAGGGGTAGTGGATGAATATAATAAGAAATTAGATGAGCTGGAGAAAGTTAAAGAACAAGAGCTGATGCAAATATAATGGCGATTTTAAGCTTTCTTATAATTCTTTCAATTTTGGTTTTTGTCCACGAGCTGGGACATTTTTTGGCGGCGAAAAAGTTAAAAGTCAAAGTGGAAGAGTTTGGTTTCGGCTACCCGCCGAGAATTTTAGGGATTAAAAAGCGGGGAACAATTTACAGTTTAAATCTTTTGCCGTTTGGGGGATTTGTCAGAATGCGAGGTGAAGATCCTTCGACTTCGCTCAGGGCAGGTTTGCCTCAAGCTAAAGGAGCCTTTTTTTTGAAATCAAAACGAGTACGGTTGATAATTTTAATTGCCGGCGTGGTAATGAATTTTATCTTGGGAGTGGTGCTGTTCGGGGCGATTTACACCAAAACCGGCATTCCCCAGAAAACTGATTATTTGACTTTAACTGCCGTAGCGGTTGGCTCACCGGCGGAAAAGTCGGGCCTGAAACCGGACGACAAAATTTTGGGTTTTAAGGGGAGCGAAGAATTTATTAATTATATTAACGATCAGCGCGGCCAAGAAATAAGATTAAAGATTAAAGATGGACGAGAGTTGACTGTTATACCCAGATTGGTCCAGGACACGCCGGAAGGCCAGGGGGCGCTGGGAGTAGGAATAACTGATACAGAGACGGTATTTTACCCGATTTGGCAGCGGCCGTTTCGGGGAATGTGGCTGGGATTGCAGGAGGCGCTGGCTTGGGGCGGGGAGATTTTGGCCGGTTTGGGAACAATGATCGCTGGTTTGTTACACGGACA
Protein-coding regions in this window:
- the tsf gene encoding translation elongation factor Ts, producing MAVKIKANQIKKIREETGAGVMEIKGALEEAKGSETKAKEILAKKGLEKVAKRADKDTKEGQIYAYVHSGGRVAAMVKILCETDFVSRSEEFQKLTKELTMQVASMDPKDIKDLLKQPYIRDAKKTVADLVNEMAAKCKERITVKEIARMSL
- a CDS encoding M50 family metallopeptidase, coding for MAILSFLIILSILVFVHELGHFLAAKKLKVKVEEFGFGYPPRILGIKKRGTIYSLNLLPFGGFVRMRGEDPSTSLRAGLPQAKGAFFLKSKRVRLIILIAGVVMNFILGVVLFGAIYTKTGIPQKTDYLTLTAVAVGSPAEKSGLKPDDKILGFKGSEEFINYINDQRGQEIRLKIKDGRELTVIPRLVQDTPEGQGALGVGITDTETVFYPIWQRPFRGMWLGLQEALAWGGEILAGLGTMIAGLLHGQMPKDVAGPVGIYQISKTVAKAGFLAVLQFMGILSVNLAILNLLPLPALDGGRLLFLGIEAVTRKRIKPGIEQAIHMAGMLVLIGLMVLVTIGDIKRLMG
- a CDS encoding ribosome-recycling factor; the protein is MDESKLARARQKMDGVIQLVKDDLLSVQTGRAKPAMVENVKVAAYEGSGPMEIRELATISAPDPHSLVIKPWDQTVLAKIAKALQEANLGINPVVDNEIIRLSIPALTEERRQELVKSVKQKIEGGKAMLRQARGEAKKEIDDQKGVAGVSEDDIFRLNEKLQGVVDEYNKKLDELEKVKEQELMQI
- the rpsB gene encoding 30S ribosomal protein S2; its protein translation is MTKKTTEYKISLKELLEAGCHFGHQARRWNPKMKTYIYAKREGVHIFDLGQTAKKLEEAMKFVRDLVKEKKQLVFIGTKRQAATVIKEEAVKCSMPYVAVRWLGGIITNWEQIKKSVDKMMDLEKRKAAGEFKKYTKRENVLIDRDIDKLNRFLGGLRNLIQQPSAIFVVDIKKEIAAVREARKKGITVIGIVDTNVDPELVDLAIPANDDAVASIKYIVGKISQAVVDGSKN
- a CDS encoding serine hydroxymethyltransferase, whose translation is MDQIFKIIKKEKQRQREELELIPSENFVSKAVMEAVGSCLMNKYAEGYPKKRYYQGNRNADEIESLCQKRALQAFGLSDKEWGVNVQPHSGCEANLAVYNALLQPGDKIMAMYLPDGGHLSHGWSLPNKKVTLVSKIWEVQFYHVNQKTEVFDYDQIEKQALKFRPKLIISGGTAYPRTINHKRMSQIAKKVRGYYLADIAHEAGLVVGGAHASPFPHADVVTFTTHKTLRGPRGAMIIGRIDLIDKINFSVFPGLQGGPHLHTIAGIAVALRETQSKPFKKYAWQVVKNAKVLALDLKKGGLKIVSGGTDKHLVLIDLRNKNLTGWVVAWALEKAGIIANRNTVPYDTGSAFYPSGLRLGTPALTSRGMKEEEMKQISQWILSVINYLKDKNLANDRDTLKKLSQDKFLQNLKAKVNALAKKYPLPGK